The sequence below is a genomic window from Fluoribacter dumoffii NY 23.
ATTGAAATCAACAGCTCTTTAGGCAAACTACTGAAAATTGAAGTGCCAGTACGAAATGCTTGAGCAAGAGTTCGTGAATTTTTTCTTATTTCTGCGATCCTATTAAACTCATTTTTTAATATCTCAGATGTGGGTTCTAACTCTTCGCTTGATAAGGCGTTTCTTATTCTTTCCGCTCCAAAGTTATTATCATCACGTACCGATTTTTCTATAAGTTCTGGAGTTACTAAAGCTCCAGCTTGAATAAGTGTTCTAACAGTCATCGCTTGTAGTTTATAAATACTATTAGAAGGATCAACCGCACTGCCACGCATCCATGCATCGGAAACGGCTTTTTTTGTCACTTTAGCACGATCTTCGATCATTATATTCAGGCATTCTGTGGTTGGCTTTAAGCCAATTGTACTTGCGTACTCCAGAACATTTCTAATAATCATAAAATCATACGTAGCCAATGCTTTTTCTAATAATTGAGGGGTTAAATCCACTCCTTGCTCGATAAGAGCACGCACTGTTTTTCTTCGCTCAAAAAAATCAGTATTTGCTAACGCTTGTTCTAAATTTATGTCTAAATGTATTTCTTGTTTCATTTGCATGATAAAAACCCTTTATATCCAGTTTAATAAAGCCTAACGAATCATGTTTCGTCAGTATTTAAAAAATTAATTTATTGAGAGGGTTAGAGGTTATTCTAAAAGAAGAAGTCTTCTATTTTCCAAGTAACCGAATTGCTCTCGCCAAATCAATTTCCTAGTCGTCAGTATTTAAACAAATGGTTCAGTTTAAATCCAACAGTTTGTACTGATATGTCATATTAGAATTTTTAATATCACCATTTTTTTCAATGAGTTAGATTTATCGGGTTTGAAGTTTTTGATTAAAAAACTTAAAGACACTATTTTGAAACTATTCTAGGTTTGTTGTATTTATTTGAATTAGAGGCATTGTTCTTTAATAATTTTCATAAGCCATAGTAGTGGTTTGTAATTGCGTAAACGGTTGTGATACAACATCTGTACGGTAAAATTTTTTTAGGAAAAGGCAGAGTTTTTATTACAAAATGCTTCTTTTCATTTAAGGAAGTTGCCAGACATCGGGGTACAATTGCCAGGTAATCTGTATCGCGAATAACTTCAAGAGCACTAATTAAATTGGGAACTGTTATTTTAATATTCCTTTTGAGGTTAGATGGATCCAATTGCTTGTTTAATGCTTTTTCAATGAACAGTATGTTCACATGCTCTGCTTCAATAAGCATTTTTCGGGTTAACTCTTTATCAGCCAGCGGATGTGATGTGCGCATTGTACAAGCCATTTCATCTTCAAGTAAAAATTCTTTGTTAATCATTTTACCGTGTGGTAGAAAACTTGCCAGAATAGCTAAATCAGTTGTGGTTGCTAACAATTCGTCTAGATTTAAATTCTCTGATATCCAAACTATTTTTAAGGTAATATTGGGAGTATATCGCGCCAGATAACTCGATAATTTAGATAAAAGCAAAAGTTCACCATGACTTCCTAAAACCACATTAAATGTGACTATTTCAGTACTGGGATCAAATTCATCTTTTGAAAAAATTTCATCCGCGTAAGTTAAAAAAGTTTTAATCTTGGGCATTAACTCTAAGGCTTTAGGAGTGGGTTTAAGGCCATGTGCTTCGCGAATAAATAAAGGATCCTCGAAAACATCCCTTAATTGTTTCAAAATGCCACTCATAGCCGACTGACATAGGTTAGATTTATCTGCAGCTTTTGAAACAGAAAGCTCGTTTAATAAGGTGTCAAGATATACCAGTAAATTTAAATTTACTTTTTTCAAGTCCATAAAATTAACCTGCTACCAGATAAATTTTGGAATGCCGTAATCTGAGTATAGTTAATTTTAAATCATTCTTTCTTGATTAAACTTCGTGCGCGGGGCTGAAAAAAACCAGCGCATGCTCTGAAGAATAAACTAATATTTACATTATTATTATATTTTTTAATGAACAATCAATTTCCAGATAACGTCACGATCTGACGCTCGTTAAGTGAGGTTTGACAATCCATAGATGATTTTAATACAATGCAAGCATGACATTATTTAATCAATTTGTTTAATATGAGTGGCAAAGGGTTACATTATTGGCGACAAGCTTGGGATAATGCCGGATTCTCTAAAGATTATCAGAATGCTGATTATTTGTTGAAACGCTATGCACGACAATCGTTTACTTCTTATGGGAACGAGATAGCCCATTTTTATTTTGGTGAATCAAGAAGTATTTTTGTACCAACTATTAACTCTCAAAGCCGTCGCTCTACTCCGGATAGACAACGAATGGATAGTGTTATAGATGATTTGCAAGGTATCCTTAATGGTCGTCCTATTTATAAAGATGGGGATTTGCATAACATACTTCGGGTATTTGGTGAAAAGACTAATCGGGATTACACGACATCCTTTAATATTGCAGAAAAACCATCCTTTCTTGAAAATTTTATTTTCCTTGAATTTTTCTTTTCATTTCTGAAGAAATGTTTTGGTTATGATCAAATCGAAGAAAAAGAGAATAGTTTCTCTCCAAAAAATTAAAAGTGCTCTTTTTTAAATTGACTTAATTCAGGTTAGGATAATTCAATCAGGAGTATGTGAGTTTTATCACCTGTTATATTGGAGCAACAGCAAGCATCATATCGACCTCCTGTATCTTTCAAAAAGCCTTCATAAGATAAAAGGGTATTGGTAAATGTTTTTTATTCGGGATTGGCGGAGTGTTTCTAAATATCAAAATTCTTCGGATTATTTCCATTTTGGAATAAATTAATTTCTAAAATAACTCTTTCTCAAATTAAATTATTTAAATACAATTTGCCAGCTAATGTTTATTCATAGTTTCTTCAAAAACTTAATCCTTGAAGAATAGCCACAGCACAAGAATTGTAGCGCAAGAAATGCCCTAATAACCTCACATCATCGAGAATTTATCAATTCCATATACAGATGAATTTAATAGATGCATTTGGAGAAAAACATGTTTTTTAAAAAAGAGACTCACGCATTATCCACTAAAGTTGAAATTCAGGGTAAATGGACTCCCTTTCCAACATACTATAATCTCCCCAACAAAAAAGTGTTACACGTCTTTAAGGATTATGAGAACAAGAAAGTAATACTTAAACTCTTTTTAGCCACTAATCTGGAGGCAGCAATTTGTGAAAAGGATTTTGATGACTGTTTTTATCACTTTAACTTATTGGGCATCTTTCAAGATGGTTCTATCTTAATCAAATTAAACCAACAACTGATAAAAATTTCTGCTGAGGACTTGAGTATCATTTCATCTCAAGAATGCCCCTTTAGAGGAAATTT
It includes:
- a CDS encoding LysR family transcriptional regulator, which gives rise to MDLKKVNLNLLVYLDTLLNELSVSKAADKSNLCQSAMSGILKQLRDVFEDPLFIREAHGLKPTPKALELMPKIKTFLTYADEIFSKDEFDPSTEIVTFNVVLGSHGELLLLSKLSSYLARYTPNITLKIVWISENLNLDELLATTTDLAILASFLPHGKMINKEFLLEDEMACTMRTSHPLADKELTRKMLIEAEHVNILFIEKALNKQLDPSNLKRNIKITVPNLISALEVIRDTDYLAIVPRCLATSLNEKKHFVIKTLPFPKKILPYRCCITTVYAITNHYYGL